TTCCTCGGCTTGCATAACCAATTGACCAAGTATCACAAAAAACAATGCAATGACTGCTTGCTGCCATACTCGTAGCGGGGTAATAATCAGTGGAATTGAAAGCAGCAACAGTAACAAAACAAGCCACTTAAACTGTTTCACACCCACATTTTCTAAAGCGCGGTCAAAAAATTGGGGCGTGATATCAATGAGCCATCTGCTTAAGTTAAAACGCTGTCTTTGAGGAGAATTTAATGAAGACATTTTTGACTTTGAATTTTAGATTGAGAATTTGGCTGGAGAATTTTGGATTTAGTAATTGCTGATGTAGTCAGCGCTTAATCACTTACTACGAACTCATCAATAGTCGGCAGTTTATGACACAATACGGTTGGTAATAAGACTTTTTGTAAGTGTGATTCCTTATTCTTAATTGTCCAGAAGTGCCATGACGAGCCAGCGTTCTAGAGAGGGTTAGCCCACTTTCACGGCAACTCACGTCACGTCTGGACACAAATGCAATTGTTACAAATAACTCTTAACTCAACTGTATTGGTTTATGACAACGCTTTTAATTCCTATCAGCAAGAGCAAGGCGCTTTAAATACAACTGGACAATACCATAAAGTAGAAGCGACACACCAACAATACCAACAGGTAGGAGTAGCCAATTTTCCTGGAGCAAGCGCGATGTCTTACTGAGTAAATTGGTATTTTCTACACGAGTTCTTGAGGAAGCACTGCGGAAAAACTCTAGTTGATAAGCATCTGGCTCGTAAGGAGCCGGATTTTTCTTATCGCTGCCAATCAGCACTGTATCCTGTTTGAGTTGGAAAAATAACGAGTCTTGATTGACTACTTGGCGCACTCGCTCTAAGCCAGTTTCCGTTTGAGCTGTTAATGCCAGAATAGTTCGCTCCTTGCTCCAAGGAGAAATAATTTGCTTAATCATTCCTTGTGAATCTTGTGGGGTTTGAATCGTACCTTGAGCCGATACACGGGAGAATGCTTGGCTCAAGTTTAAGCCAGTGGATTTAAAGACTTCAGGGAAAGGAAACTTGTCTCGCGTACCAATTCCTACAAGATGCTCATTCTTGCGAACTGAGTCAGGAATTGATTCGGGCTTATAAACCTGGAGTTTTACAGAATCTGCTTGACTGAGCCGCCCCAGGCGTTCACTCAACGCAAGCAAGGTGAGTATATCTGTATTAGACGGGCTTTGTGGCAAAACGATCGCCGTTTTAGATAAATCTTGAGGTGCAGCAAACGGAAAACCAAATTGCAACAAACCCAAATCTGGTAGCTGTACGGAAGTTTCCCGTTTTAAATCGAAGCTAGTTTCAGCATGAAGTGTACCTATTAATTGTTGGTCTGGTGCGCTAATACAATTTTGCTTGTCAAATGGTTCTTTGGGATTCATCCGGAAGAATATCTGGAGTAGAGAGTTGGGGCGTAGTAAGTGCGCTGGTAAATCAACTCTCAAGCTTTGGCGAGTTTCTCCAGAGTCTGAAGTTAGACGTGCGCCACCGATGTATTTACCGTCGAGTAACACTTCTAGCGCCGAGGTTCTGGAGTTCATCTGCGGACCATAGCTATAAACTAAGTTCATAGAACTGCCACGCACAAATCTGTCATCAGGTAAGGCGTGGAAATCAATTTCAATAGGCGGTGCTGCTGAACCACGTACCGCCACATCACCAAACGGCTCACCATTAAGCGGTGTTTTCATGTCGCTGAGTCTAAAGTTATTTTCCTCTGGAATATAACGAGGCCACTGTCGAGGTTCAGGTGCTATCACTTCCTTAACTTGATTGACAAAAACGACTGAACCCGTGCCCATTTTTCGCAAGTCAGGCTGCACCAAAAACTGTACTGCCTTAGCCACACCTTTTGGTCCATTACCAGTCGCAATCAAGACGGGGGTGCCACCCTCTTTTTTAGTCGTGGTTGCAATTAACACCCCTGTGTCCTCTGGAACTGGCTTTTCATTAATATCGAGAATTTCAGTACCAGCAACAGAAAGGGGTAATTTCAAAGAGGCTAAAACCGGTTGTTCGCTAGGAGTACCAATAATGACCAGCCGTTGTTCAGGCTTCACACTACCTATATTAGAAACCAGGCTCGTTTCTATTGGGCGAAAATCTGCAAGTCTGCCAAATACTGCCTGCAAACGAGCTGCTGCTGTCAACCAGTATTGACTCGTCTGACTTGGTTGTAAGTAAACAATACGATTAGTTTCTAAGCCTAGTTGATCAAAGAAGGGATAGGGATAGCGGCTAAAGTTGAGGGGAATCGGCTGCCGTTGGAAACTAAAAATTAATTTAGAATCTGGCAGAATCTCCGTCCACAATTCGGGGTCATGAGGGTCAGTACATTCTTGTGAGCTATTCTGCTGCGCTACAAACTTAATTTCGTTGTAATCCTGAAGCAGTTTAGGATTGATATTGATGAGCACCTGCGCGACTTGGGACTGTTCGCGGTTGAGCGATACGCTGCCTACAGCAGTGTCATTGACGAGTACCGTTAGGTTAGAACGTTTGGCATAGAGTGATGGTGAGTGCTGGAACCGAATTAAAGCTTGCACCTTTGCGATTTTCCAGCCACGAGGACGGTTAAAGCCAAGACGACCTTCCGCATTAATTCCTCGTAGGCGCAAACGGTTACCAACAATCGGACTGCGATTAAATTCGAGGTTGTACGTTATTAGATTCTTTGCATCAGCAGCCTCTTTTTTGTCTTCCTTGTCTTTGCGGTCAGCTTTGGGTTGAGTTGCTTGAGCTAACAAAATAGTCTGCTGTTGCCGCTGTTGCCCTGGATACTTTTGCTGCTGGAAAAATTCTCGAGACTGCGAATCCTGCTGTTGCAAATCTTCTTTATTCTGAGCTTGAGCGCTGGTCAATGAACCAGGAAACAGTAATAAGCAAGAAGTAAAAATAATTGCTTTTGTACTGAGTTGGGAGTGGAATAACTGCTTCATATGACAGTGTGATTATTAGAGAGAGTGGAGAAATTTTCAATCTTTGGTTGTAATTTACGGAGTTTTTGTTAGCTAAATTTACTACTTGAAAATTTGTTATTTTTATACATCAAAAATGAACCCCATTGTTTATTGTTTTTCAGCATTATCAATAAAAATCTTACTGCTACTTCGCTTTTAGGAGTTGCTGCGGAAGTACTGAGGGAGGCAATATACCTAACCAAGCCAAATTTTGTGTATAATAAGCAGATTTGTCATCCCAAATGCCCTGTTTGTATTGAGGTAGCACTTTCTTCATAAATAACTCCTGAGCTAGCCGTGGTTCTACTAAGTCCCAAGCGGTGTAAAGCATAGCGTATTGCGATGTTGCTTCATAATCCACCAATCCTTTGCCCTTCAGGTCAATGCGTGCTGGTAAACGCGATTGTTCGCGCCACAGCTTTTGCAGATATTGACTGCGTGTTTGGAGATAGCGTCGCGCTTGCGGTGATTTGAACCATGCAGCATCTAGCGACAAACGCCACCAAACTCGATAAGCATCAAAGCCATACAGAGTCTGAAGTTGGCTAGACTGCGGTAAGGATTGGTATGTCCCTGTTTTGGTATCTTGGGCTACCCAGTCACTGGGCAAACCAACGGCGGAAAGTGGCGCTGATTTTTCTAGGACTTCGTAGCTGGTGTCTACCAAGCTCAACCAATCATGCTTCGGATCTACTTGGGCAAATAACCGAAAAGCATAGGGAGCGAAGTAAGAGGGGTTGAGGTAAAGGGTTGAGGCATTCGGAACAAATGCAGCCACAGGACCTGGTAGCAAATAGCGCTTACCCTCGTGTCCTACTGCGGTGGAAAGGTTCCACAAATCTTGCAGTTTAGCTTTTGCTAGGTCGAGGTATTCAGGACGATTCCAACGTCGAGAGGCAAGAATCAGAGCAGTAATGGCATCAATATCACCATCACTAGCAAAGTTGCTATCGATCGCACCCCAGTTACCATCTGTATTTCGTCCCCACTTCCACGCCCACAAGTTGTCTGTCCGTTTGCTGTTTATTTGTCGCTGAAGGTTATTTTCTCCCCAGTTCAAGGTCAAGGCAAAAGTTGCAGGGTCATTGATCAGTACTGCTCGCAACATGGCATATGCCTGACCTTCACTTGTGGAGCGATCGCTCGCTTCATAATCAATAACCCGCCCATCATCCTGGATAAATCTCTGGCGGTAGGTTTCCCAACTTTGGGCTAGCAACTCTCGGTTAGGAGTGGATTTAGGTAAAGCAGCGAGAAATACTGAGATTTCGCTACTATTCAATGGCATAGCTGTTGCTGCCGGACTCCTATAATCCGATACTTCCCTCTTTATTATTGAGTATCCTAAATTACAAGCGCTGAGAACAATCATGCTAACAATAACTGCCAATTTCGCTAGGTATCGCATTTTTACGAAAGGACAAGGGGGATAAGGGGAGGTGGGGAGATTGGGAGGTGGGGAAAGAAGAAGTAACCGTCACCCCATCACCTTCATTTCCCTCTGCGTTCATAGTTCTCCCAAGGTGGCTGAAAACCACGCCGTTGCAGGAAGTCTTCTTGTATTTGCTGGCTCTGCCGAGACACTTCAGTATCAGTTGTGCCTTGGGAAATTTGTTCTAGTTCCAGTTGCTCAAGCTGTGAGAGCGCTGTCAGGGGCTGGTCTTGAATAGCACTTAAGCCAGCAAGGGCGCGGCGTGCGTCTTTATCTTGCGGTTTTTGGGCGACAACTTGCGAATAAATTTGTTGTGCCGCCTCAAAGCGTCGCTGTTGAAAACGAATTCCCCCTAAAGTG
The sequence above is a segment of the Mastigocladopsis repens PCC 10914 genome. Coding sequences within it:
- a CDS encoding glycosyl hydrolase family 8; the protein is MPLNSSEISVFLAALPKSTPNRELLAQSWETYRQRFIQDDGRVIDYEASDRSTSEGQAYAMLRAVLINDPATFALTLNWGENNLQRQINSKRTDNLWAWKWGRNTDGNWGAIDSNFASDGDIDAITALILASRRWNRPEYLDLAKAKLQDLWNLSTAVGHEGKRYLLPGPVAAFVPNASTLYLNPSYFAPYAFRLFAQVDPKHDWLSLVDTSYEVLEKSAPLSAVGLPSDWVAQDTKTGTYQSLPQSSQLQTLYGFDAYRVWWRLSLDAAWFKSPQARRYLQTRSQYLQKLWREQSRLPARIDLKGKGLVDYEATSQYAMLYTAWDLVEPRLAQELFMKKVLPQYKQGIWDDKSAYYTQNLAWLGILPPSVLPQQLLKAK
- a CDS encoding cellulose biosynthesis cyclic di-GMP-binding regulatory protein BcsB, which gives rise to MKQLFHSQLSTKAIIFTSCLLLFPGSLTSAQAQNKEDLQQQDSQSREFFQQQKYPGQQRQQQTILLAQATQPKADRKDKEDKKEAADAKNLITYNLEFNRSPIVGNRLRLRGINAEGRLGFNRPRGWKIAKVQALIRFQHSPSLYAKRSNLTVLVNDTAVGSVSLNREQSQVAQVLININPKLLQDYNEIKFVAQQNSSQECTDPHDPELWTEILPDSKLIFSFQRQPIPLNFSRYPYPFFDQLGLETNRIVYLQPSQTSQYWLTAAARLQAVFGRLADFRPIETSLVSNIGSVKPEQRLVIIGTPSEQPVLASLKLPLSVAGTEILDINEKPVPEDTGVLIATTTKKEGGTPVLIATGNGPKGVAKAVQFLVQPDLRKMGTGSVVFVNQVKEVIAPEPRQWPRYIPEENNFRLSDMKTPLNGEPFGDVAVRGSAAPPIEIDFHALPDDRFVRGSSMNLVYSYGPQMNSRTSALEVLLDGKYIGGARLTSDSGETRQSLRVDLPAHLLRPNSLLQIFFRMNPKEPFDKQNCISAPDQQLIGTLHAETSFDLKRETSVQLPDLGLLQFGFPFAAPQDLSKTAIVLPQSPSNTDILTLLALSERLGRLSQADSVKLQVYKPESIPDSVRKNEHLVGIGTRDKFPFPEVFKSTGLNLSQAFSRVSAQGTIQTPQDSQGMIKQIISPWSKERTILALTAQTETGLERVRQVVNQDSLFFQLKQDTVLIGSDKKNPAPYEPDAYQLEFFRSASSRTRVENTNLLSKTSRLLQENWLLLPVGIVGVSLLLYGIVQLYLKRLALADRN